Proteins from a single region of Sphingomonas morindae:
- a CDS encoding FCD domain-containing protein encodes MNETGEGSRSYWRLATQLARRIRDGEFAALGRLPSERELADRHGVSRPTVRDALIMLEVQGLIEVRHGSGAHILGAFPASDPGETEAEPAGPFALLEARQWVEAQVARCAALAATDADRAAIVELAQAYRAAAHDSGREALDARFHQAIARATHNDELALLVEQLWRRKSRNPMWRRLSRRPRDTRYRARWEEDHDAVVAALLRRDAEGAYVAMWSHIEHVKALLAEEEGANTPIARRPAPAPGPDDAAAGAIALRPPGLKGS; translated from the coding sequence ATGAACGAGACGGGAGAGGGGTCGCGGTCCTACTGGCGGCTGGCGACACAGCTCGCCCGCCGAATCCGCGATGGCGAATTCGCCGCGCTCGGGCGGCTGCCTTCGGAGCGCGAGCTGGCCGATCGCCATGGCGTGAGCCGCCCGACGGTGCGCGACGCGCTGATCATGCTCGAGGTGCAGGGGCTGATCGAGGTGCGCCACGGTTCGGGCGCGCACATCCTCGGCGCCTTCCCGGCGAGCGATCCCGGCGAGACCGAGGCCGAGCCGGCCGGCCCGTTCGCGCTGCTGGAGGCGCGGCAATGGGTGGAGGCGCAGGTGGCGCGGTGCGCCGCGCTCGCCGCCACCGACGCGGATCGCGCCGCCATCGTCGAGCTTGCCCAGGCCTATCGCGCCGCCGCGCACGATTCCGGCCGGGAGGCGCTGGACGCGCGCTTCCACCAGGCGATCGCGCGCGCGACGCACAATGACGAGCTGGCGCTGCTGGTGGAGCAGCTGTGGCGCCGCAAGAGCCGCAACCCGATGTGGCGCCGCCTCAGCCGCCGCCCGCGCGACACCCGCTACCGGGCGCGCTGGGAGGAGGATCATGACGCGGTGGTGGCGGCGCTGCTGCGGCGCGACGCCGAAGGCGCCTATGTGGCGATGTGGAGCCATATCGAGCATGTCAAGGCGCTGCTGGCGGAGGAGGAGGGCGCGAATACGCCGATCGCCCGCCGTCCCGCGCCCGCGCCCGGCCCCGATGACGCCGCCGCCGGCGCCATCGCCCTCCGCCCCCCGGGGCTGAAAGGATCCTGA
- the uxuA gene encoding mannonate dehydratase, with the protein MSIAYPLEQTMRWFGPDDPVSLADIRQAGATGVVTALHHIPNGAVWPVAEIAARRAMIEAAGLRWSVVESLPVHEAIKQGGADRDAALARYRESLVNLAACGLRTITYNFMPLLDWTRTDLAYELPDGARALRFEPVALAAYDIHVLGRPGAASDYAPAIVAAAAARFAAMDEAARTRLERTIIAGLPGSEESFGSADFLAAIGGYAAIDADALRRNLILFLEAVCPTAEAQGMRLVIHPDDPPFALFGLPRIVSTAADLAALFEAVPSPANGLCFCVGSLGVRADNDLPAMIRQFGSRIHFLHLRNTKRDAEGNFHEAAHLAGDADMVEVMRAIRAVARSERRAIPMRPDHGHQMLDDLHKSRSNPGYTAIGRLRGLAELRGLELGIAALEPREEALA; encoded by the coding sequence ATGTCGATCGCCTATCCGCTCGAGCAGACGATGCGCTGGTTCGGCCCGGACGACCCCGTGTCGCTCGCCGATATCCGCCAGGCGGGCGCCACCGGCGTGGTGACGGCGCTGCATCATATCCCCAATGGCGCGGTGTGGCCCGTGGCCGAGATCGCGGCGCGCCGCGCGATGATCGAGGCGGCGGGGCTGCGCTGGTCGGTGGTGGAAAGCCTGCCGGTGCATGAGGCGATCAAGCAGGGGGGCGCCGACCGCGACGCCGCGCTCGCCCGCTATCGCGAGAGCCTGGTCAACCTCGCCGCGTGCGGGCTGCGGACCATCACCTATAATTTCATGCCGCTGCTCGACTGGACGCGCACCGACCTCGCCTATGAACTGCCCGACGGGGCACGCGCGCTGCGTTTCGAGCCGGTCGCGCTCGCCGCCTATGACATCCATGTGCTGGGCCGGCCCGGGGCGGCTTCGGACTATGCGCCCGCGATCGTGGCGGCGGCGGCGGCGCGGTTCGCGGCGATGGACGAGGCCGCCCGCACCCGGCTGGAGCGCACCATCATCGCCGGCCTGCCGGGCAGCGAGGAAAGCTTCGGCTCGGCCGACTTCCTGGCCGCGATCGGCGGCTATGCCGCGATCGACGCGGACGCGCTGCGCCGCAACCTGATCCTGTTCCTCGAAGCGGTCTGCCCGACCGCCGAGGCGCAGGGGATGCGGCTGGTGATCCATCCCGACGATCCGCCCTTCGCGCTGTTCGGCCTGCCGCGCATCGTCAGCACCGCCGCCGATCTCGCTGCGCTGTTCGAGGCAGTGCCGAGCCCGGCCAATGGCCTGTGCTTCTGCGTGGGCTCGCTCGGCGTGCGCGCGGACAATGATCTGCCCGCCATGATCCGGCAGTTCGGGTCGCGCATCCACTTTCTTCATCTGCGCAACACCAAACGCGACGCGGAAGGCAATTTCCACGAGGCCGCGCATCTCGCCGGCGATGCCGACATGGTCGAGGTGATGCGCGCGATCCGCGCGGTGGCGCGGTCCGAGCGCCGCGCCATCCCGATGCGCCCCGATCATGGCCATCAGATGCTGGACGATCTCCACAAGTCGCGCAGCAATCCGGGCTATACCGCGATCGGGCGGCTGCGCGGGCTGGCGGAGCTGCGCGGGCTGGAACTGGGCATAGCGGCGCTGGAGCCGCGCGAGGAGGCGCTGGCATGA
- a CDS encoding lactonase family protein, giving the protein MMRIDRRGLIAGVCALPAARLAAAAGPARPALIAGTYAREGGAGLVTLLPGAEGWRAGPAAPIPDASFGVYSRRFRRWYLLDEQSAGTVTAYDAGWAARGRQSTGGADPCHATLDAGETCLAIANYSSGSVALVPLDPRTGAPLPAQIVAHHGHGPDADRQKGPHAHWVGFSPDGAWLHAVDLGADAIFAHRYDAAARRLGPGRIAYQAPPGSGPRHLARHPHQPRAYLVSELANSVTELAVTPAGGFTAVARHSTLPAGFAGHSQAAHIRLDARARRLYVSNRGHDSIAVFAVDAAGGLRLVQHIASGGQWPRFFLLLEAQQAMLVANEHSGSLAVLRVAPDGGLADSGTRIALLGTVFLAPLAG; this is encoded by the coding sequence ATGATGCGGATCGATCGACGCGGGCTGATCGCGGGCGTCTGCGCGCTGCCTGCGGCGCGGCTCGCCGCCGCCGCCGGGCCGGCGCGCCCGGCGCTGATCGCCGGCACCTATGCGCGCGAGGGCGGGGCGGGGCTGGTGACGCTGCTGCCGGGCGCCGAGGGCTGGCGCGCCGGGCCGGCGGCGCCGATTCCGGATGCCTCGTTCGGCGTCTATAGCCGCCGCTTCCGCCGCTGGTACCTGCTCGACGAGCAGAGCGCGGGCACGGTGACCGCCTATGACGCGGGCTGGGCGGCGCGGGGCCGCCAGTCGACGGGGGGCGCCGATCCCTGCCACGCCACGCTCGACGCGGGCGAGACCTGCCTCGCCATCGCCAATTACAGCAGCGGCAGCGTCGCGCTGGTGCCGCTCGATCCGCGCACCGGCGCGCCGCTGCCGGCGCAGATTGTGGCGCATCATGGCCATGGCCCCGATGCCGATCGCCAGAAGGGGCCGCACGCGCATTGGGTGGGGTTCAGCCCCGATGGCGCCTGGCTCCATGCCGTCGATCTCGGCGCCGACGCGATCTTCGCCCATCGCTATGACGCGGCCGCGCGGCGGCTCGGGCCGGGGCGGATCGCCTATCAGGCGCCGCCGGGCAGCGGACCGCGCCACCTCGCCCGGCATCCGCATCAGCCGCGCGCCTATCTGGTGAGCGAGCTTGCCAATAGCGTGACCGAGCTGGCCGTGACGCCTGCGGGCGGGTTCACCGCCGTGGCGCGCCATTCGACGCTGCCGGCGGGCTTTGCCGGCCACAGCCAGGCGGCGCATATCCGGCTCGATGCCCGGGCGCGCCGCCTCTATGTGTCGAACCGGGGGCATGACAGCATCGCCGTCTTCGCGGTGGACGCGGCGGGCGGCCTGCGGCTGGTCCAGCACATCGCCAGCGGCGGCCAATGGCCGCGCTTCTTCCTGCTGCTGGAGGCGCAGCAGGCGATGCTGGTGGCGAACGAGCATTCGGGCTCCCTGGCGGTGCTGCGCGTCGCGCCGGACGGAGGGCTCGCCGATAGCGGCACGCGGATCGCGCTGCTGGGCACGGTGTTCCTCGCGCCGCTGGCGGGCTAG
- a CDS encoding alpha-ketoglutarate-dependent dioxygenase AlkB — MSAGLPLFDVPPLPGLAERADLIDAAEEAALIAAIDASGLTPFRFQQWEGLRLTRSLGWHYDFARGTVAEAAPLPEWLLPVRARAAALAGLPAAALEQALVIRYDPGAGIGWHRDRPVFDRVVGVSLGAAAAMRFRRRTERGFERVTVPLPPRGGYALSGEARGLWEHSIAPLAAPRWSITFRSLAGGR, encoded by the coding sequence ATGAGCGCGGGCCTGCCCTTGTTCGACGTGCCGCCCCTGCCCGGCCTCGCCGAGCGCGCGGACCTCATCGATGCCGCCGAGGAGGCCGCGCTGATCGCCGCGATCGACGCGAGCGGCCTCACCCCCTTCCGCTTCCAGCAATGGGAGGGGCTGCGCCTCACCCGCTCCCTTGGCTGGCACTATGATTTCGCGCGCGGCACCGTGGCCGAGGCGGCGCCGCTGCCCGAATGGCTGCTGCCCGTGCGGGCGCGCGCCGCCGCGCTCGCCGGCCTGCCCGCCGCCGCGCTCGAACAGGCCTTGGTGATCCGCTACGATCCCGGCGCCGGCATCGGCTGGCATCGCGACCGGCCGGTCTTCGATCGCGTCGTCGGCGTGTCGCTGGGCGCGGCGGCGGCGATGCGCTTCCGCCGCCGCACCGAGCGCGGCTTCGAGCGCGTGACGGTGCCGCTGCCGCCGCGCGGCGGCTATGCGCTTTCGGGCGAGGCGCGCGGCCTGTGGGAACACAGCATCGCCCCGCTCGCGGCGCCGCGCTGGTCGATCACCTTCCGCAGCCTGGCGGGCGGCCGCTAG
- a CDS encoding DUF763 domain-containing protein — MSRAAGRADLPLHGGRVPAWLGERMTRLGTILTEAILLEYGRDEFLRRLSHPFWFQSFGAVMGMDWHSSGITTSVLGALKRGLAPRAAELGLTVCGGRGRHSRATPDELLRVGERTGLDGAALGRASRLVAKVDSAAVQDGFTLYLHGFIIADDGRWVVVQQGMSDARRQARRYHWLSEGLEDFTDAPHAAIAGRDQGRIVNLADRRAASARAGQLALVTEMAPDRLVREIARVTAAPPPPPKAEPVLPHLLLPDAHAIGPEHVVARRLHGALAAAAACGPKDFADLLLVPGIGARTVRALALVAEVIHGAPCRFSDPARFAFAHGGKDGHPFPVPLRVYDRTITVMSEAVARARLGREDRLAALRRLDGEARRLEAAARGPGVAALIAEERRRSPDYGGRTVFGPARAPAGAGAA; from the coding sequence ATGAGCCGCGCCGCCGGCCGCGCCGATCTGCCGCTGCACGGCGGCCGCGTTCCCGCCTGGCTGGGCGAACGCATGACCCGGCTCGGCACCATCCTCACCGAGGCGATCCTGCTCGAATATGGCCGCGACGAGTTTCTGCGCCGGCTCTCGCATCCATTCTGGTTCCAGAGCTTCGGCGCGGTGATGGGAATGGATTGGCACAGCTCGGGAATCACCACCAGCGTGCTCGGCGCGCTCAAGCGCGGCCTAGCCCCGCGCGCGGCCGAGCTGGGGCTCACCGTCTGCGGCGGGCGCGGCCGGCACAGCCGCGCGACGCCGGACGAGCTGCTCCGCGTCGGCGAGCGCACCGGGCTCGACGGCGCCGCGCTGGGGCGCGCCAGCCGGCTCGTCGCCAAGGTCGATAGTGCCGCCGTGCAGGACGGTTTCACCCTCTATCTCCACGGCTTCATCATCGCCGATGACGGTCGTTGGGTGGTCGTGCAGCAGGGCATGAGCGATGCCCGCCGCCAGGCGCGGCGCTATCATTGGCTGAGCGAGGGGCTGGAGGATTTCACCGACGCCCCGCATGCCGCGATCGCGGGGCGCGATCAGGGGCGGATCGTCAATCTCGCCGATCGCCGCGCCGCCTCGGCGCGCGCGGGCCAGCTCGCTTTGGTGACGGAAATGGCGCCCGACCGGCTGGTGCGCGAGATCGCGCGCGTCACCGCCGCGCCGCCGCCCCCGCCCAAGGCCGAGCCGGTGCTGCCCCACCTCCTTCTGCCCGACGCGCATGCGATCGGCCCGGAGCATGTGGTCGCGCGGCGCCTCCACGGCGCTCTCGCGGCGGCCGCCGCCTGTGGGCCGAAGGATTTCGCCGATCTTCTGCTGGTGCCCGGAATCGGCGCGCGCACGGTGCGCGCGCTGGCGCTGGTCGCCGAGGTGATCCACGGCGCCCCATGCCGGTTCAGCGATCCCGCCCGCTTCGCCTTCGCGCATGGCGGCAAGGACGGCCATCCCTTTCCGGTTCCGCTCCGCGTCTATGATCGCACGATCACGGTGATGAGCGAGGCGGTCGCGCGCGCGCGGCTGGGACGGGAGGATCGGCTCGCCGCGCTGCGCCGGCTGGATGGCGAGGCGCGCCGCCTCGAGGCGGCCGCGCGCGGCCCCGGCGTCGCCGCGCTGATCGCCGAGGAACGCCGGCGCTCGCCCGATTATGGCGGCCGCACCGTGTTCGGCCCGGCCCGCGCGCCGGCGGGCGCGGGCGCGGCATGA
- a CDS encoding DUF4174 domain-containing protein: protein MPRLSPSLLLLPLILAGLLATSPARAANLRARPRLLIVSVAAADDPRLARQRAIMAAWRDGAAERDLRLVVLVGGRGRHPVPRGGFAVRLLGKDGHVALRSDAPLDADRLARVIDAMPMRRAGLR from the coding sequence ATGCCGCGCCTGTCGCCATCGCTGCTGCTGCTGCCGCTGATCCTGGCCGGCCTGCTCGCCACGTCGCCCGCGCGGGCCGCCAATCTGCGCGCGCGGCCGCGCCTGCTGATCGTCTCCGTCGCCGCCGCCGACGATCCGCGCCTCGCCCGACAGCGCGCGATCATGGCGGCGTGGCGCGACGGCGCGGCGGAGCGGGATCTGCGGCTGGTGGTGCTGGTCGGCGGGCGGGGCCGCCATCCGGTGCCGCGCGGAGGCTTCGCGGTGCGGCTGCTCGGCAAGGACGGGCATGTCGCGCTACGCAGCGACGCGCCGCTCGACGCCGATCGGCTCGCGCGCGTCATCGACGCCATGCCGATGCGCCGGGCCGGGCTGCGCTGA
- a CDS encoding MarR family winged helix-turn-helix transcriptional regulator encodes MAVMTPEDCATSRAPGRLIRRINKVMTGLVAMRFEDRDLSFEQWIALKTTHEGMVGNAGELARELDITSGATTRMIDGLEARGLMRRVRDGGDRRVVQLVVTEAGAEAVQALYPRVVGMWNEVLAGFSEAEVHDLSAALVKLLDAALGIAAQAESREAAE; translated from the coding sequence ATGGCGGTGATGACGCCGGAAGATTGTGCCACAAGCCGCGCGCCCGGCCGGCTCATCCGCCGCATCAACAAGGTGATGACGGGGCTGGTGGCGATGCGGTTCGAGGATCGCGATCTCAGCTTTGAGCAGTGGATCGCGCTCAAGACGACGCATGAGGGCATGGTCGGCAACGCCGGCGAACTGGCCCGCGAGCTGGACATCACCAGCGGCGCGACCACCCGGATGATCGATGGGCTGGAAGCGCGCGGGCTGATGCGTCGCGTCCGCGATGGCGGCGATCGCCGCGTCGTGCAGCTGGTGGTGACCGAGGCCGGCGCCGAGGCGGTGCAGGCGCTCTACCCGCGCGTGGTGGGCATGTGGAACGAGGTACTGGCCGGGTTCAGCGAGGCGGAGGTCCATGATCTCTCGGCCGCTTTGGTCAAGCTGCTCGATGCCGCGCTGGGCATCGCGGCACAGGCGGAGTCGCGGGAGGCGGCGGAATGA
- a CDS encoding efflux transporter outer membrane subunit, giving the protein MTRLTSLAALVPLLLAGCASVPKVAPQLAPVRAEALGLSGRTAAIDPRWWTAFGDPQLDSLIDQALAGNPNLEEALARVRIAEAQVEGQGAALRPQINGSGQISRAHIADRLLPPPIGGSTANLGLAYANFGWDLDLFGRQHAAIRQAAASAEAARLDADATRLTLSVSIARTYVGLARAERQIEVAQAFVKTRQDALRFIQSRRRNQLASDFNLRQAETLVAEAEQAQTRAVEQRDLLVHALAALTGRGADAYAQIRRPTLSLDTVPGVPADLPADLLGRRPDLLAGRARIAAAEQGRAEAKAAFLPDVSLSALAGLTAVGLSHFFTAGAGTWSGGAAVSLPIFQGGRLRANYRGATADLDRAIASYDDAVLGAVREAADALTAVGAGDADLAQQARVVHGLRETVRLDQVRTRTGLGSQLDAIDSGFRLLEAEQTLVDLQAETLTRRIQLIAALGGGFDPQGPRAAARATDPRS; this is encoded by the coding sequence ATGACACGGCTTACTTCGCTGGCGGCGCTGGTGCCGCTGCTGCTCGCGGGCTGCGCGTCGGTGCCGAAGGTGGCGCCCCAGCTCGCCCCCGTGCGGGCCGAGGCGCTCGGCCTTTCCGGCCGCACCGCCGCGATCGATCCGCGCTGGTGGACGGCCTTTGGCGATCCGCAGCTTGATTCGCTGATCGATCAAGCGCTTGCCGGCAATCCAAACCTGGAGGAGGCGCTCGCGCGGGTGCGCATCGCCGAGGCGCAGGTGGAAGGGCAGGGCGCGGCGCTGCGGCCGCAGATCAACGGCTCGGGCCAGATCTCGCGCGCCCATATCGCCGATCGCCTGCTGCCGCCGCCAATCGGTGGCAGCACCGCCAATCTCGGCCTCGCCTACGCCAATTTCGGTTGGGATCTTGATCTGTTCGGCCGCCAGCATGCGGCGATCCGGCAGGCGGCGGCTTCGGCCGAGGCGGCGCGGCTCGACGCGGATGCGACGCGGCTGACGCTCTCCGTCTCGATCGCGCGCACCTATGTCGGGCTCGCCCGCGCCGAGCGGCAGATCGAGGTCGCGCAGGCTTTCGTCAAGACGCGCCAGGATGCGCTGCGCTTCATCCAGTCCCGCCGCCGCAACCAGCTGGCGAGCGATTTCAACCTGCGTCAGGCCGAGACGCTGGTCGCCGAGGCGGAGCAGGCGCAGACGCGCGCGGTGGAGCAGCGCGACCTGCTGGTGCATGCGCTGGCGGCGCTGACCGGACGCGGCGCGGACGCCTATGCGCAGATCAGGCGGCCGACGCTGTCGCTGGACACGGTGCCCGGCGTGCCGGCCGATCTGCCCGCCGATCTGCTTGGCCGGCGCCCCGATCTGCTCGCCGGGCGCGCGCGCATCGCGGCGGCGGAGCAGGGGCGGGCCGAGGCCAAGGCCGCCTTCCTGCCCGATGTCAGCCTCTCGGCGCTGGCCGGCCTGACGGCGGTGGGCCTGAGCCATTTCTTCACCGCCGGCGCCGGCACCTGGAGCGGCGGCGCGGCGGTGTCCTTGCCCATCTTCCAGGGCGGCCGGCTACGCGCCAATTACAGGGGCGCCACCGCCGATCTCGACCGCGCCATCGCCAGCTATGACGATGCCGTGCTCGGCGCGGTGCGCGAGGCGGCCGATGCGCTGACGGCGGTCGGCGCCGGCGATGCCGATCTCGCCCAGCAGGCGCGCGTGGTACACGGGCTGCGCGAGACGGTGCGGCTCGACCAGGTGCGGACCCGCACCGGCCTGGGCTCGCAGCTCGATGCGATCGACTCCGGCTTCCGCCTGCTCGAGGCGGAGCAGACACTGGTCGATCTCCAGGCAGAAACCCTCACCCGCCGAATTCAGCTCATCGCCGCCCTTGGCGGCGGTTTCGACCCCCAAGGGCCGCGCGCCGCGGCCCGTGCGACGGACCCGCGCTCATGA
- a CDS encoding efflux RND transporter periplasmic adaptor subunit, whose product MTDSSTRMDRDEDIAAEARIEEDLARPDTRPPAAPPPARGKPRGRRIGFLLLGAVVLLAAIAYLVLRLTAPPAEETDDAYVGGDAVTITARDGGTVLGLHADNTQQVTRGQPLIDLDPASLNAARDAAEAALGRAVRAVRSNSAQVDEAGAEIVSARADLARARDDFNRRKAAAADGAISGEELSHARDAVTTAEAALNLANARRAQAASTVQGTSVYDNPQVLAAIAEVRQAAINSSHAHIVAPVSGVVAQRTVQLGQRVAPGTPLMAVVPMDSLWVDANFRETQLQHLRVGQPAEITADVYGGAYRFHGRVVGLGAGSGSAFSLLPPQNASGNWIKIVQRVPVRIALDPAELRAHPLRIGLSVNVTVSTADRSGPFVAGARPPAGGMQQSLTGGPEVEARIRRIIAENMGQGR is encoded by the coding sequence ATGACCGACAGCAGCACCCGGATGGACCGCGACGAGGATATCGCCGCCGAAGCGCGGATCGAGGAGGATCTGGCGCGGCCGGACACACGCCCCCCGGCGGCGCCCCCGCCCGCGCGCGGCAAGCCGCGTGGCCGGCGGATCGGCTTTCTGCTGCTCGGCGCGGTCGTACTGCTCGCCGCGATCGCCTATCTCGTGCTGCGGCTCACCGCGCCGCCGGCCGAGGAGACGGACGATGCCTATGTCGGCGGCGACGCCGTCACCATCACCGCGCGCGATGGCGGCACGGTGCTCGGCCTTCATGCCGACAATACGCAGCAGGTGACGCGCGGCCAGCCGCTGATCGATTTGGATCCGGCCTCGCTCAACGCCGCGCGCGACGCGGCCGAGGCGGCGCTGGGCCGCGCCGTGCGCGCGGTGCGGTCCAACAGCGCGCAGGTCGACGAGGCCGGCGCCGAGATCGTCTCGGCGCGCGCCGATCTCGCCCGCGCCCGCGACGATTTCAACCGCCGCAAGGCCGCCGCCGCCGATGGCGCGATTTCGGGCGAGGAGCTGAGCCACGCCCGCGACGCGGTGACCACCGCCGAGGCGGCGCTCAACCTGGCCAATGCCCGCCGCGCGCAGGCGGCGAGTACGGTGCAGGGCACGAGCGTCTACGACAATCCGCAGGTGCTCGCGGCGATCGCCGAGGTGCGCCAGGCGGCGATCAACTCGAGCCATGCGCATATCGTCGCGCCCGTCTCGGGCGTGGTGGCGCAGCGCACGGTGCAGCTGGGCCAGCGGGTCGCGCCCGGCACGCCGCTGATGGCGGTGGTGCCGATGGACAGCCTGTGGGTGGACGCCAATTTCCGCGAGACCCAGCTCCAGCATCTGCGCGTCGGCCAGCCGGCCGAGATCACCGCCGATGTCTATGGCGGCGCCTATCGCTTCCATGGCCGCGTGGTCGGCCTCGGCGCGGGCAGCGGCAGCGCCTTCTCGCTGCTGCCGCCGCAAAACGCCTCGGGCAACTGGATCAAGATCGTGCAGCGCGTGCCGGTGCGGATCGCGCTCGACCCGGCCGAGCTGCGCGCGCACCCGCTGCGTATCGGTCTCTCGGTCAACGTCACCGTCAGCACCGCCGACCGCTCCGGCCCCTTCGTGGCGGGCGCGCGGCCGCCGGCGGGCGGCATGCAGCAGAGCCTGACGGGGGGCCCCGAGGTGGAGGCGCGCATCCGGCGCATCATCGCCGAGAATATGGGCCAGGGCCGGTGA
- a CDS encoding DHA2 family efflux MFS transporter permease subunit gives MSAPGGAATPAPLAGLALAVTSLALALGTFMQVLDGSIANVSLPTIAGNLGVSTDNGTWVITSFACANGVTVPLTGWLMARFGVVRTFTVSVIAFTITSFLCGIAWSLPSLILFRLLQGAVSGPMIPGSQALLLGIFPPHKRGTALSIWSMTTLVAPVMGPVLGGYISDNYHWGWIFLINVPVGLAAGFVTWRSLKNRETPTMRLPIDTVGLILLAFWVFCLQTMLDLGKDRDWFHSGLIVVLTLCAVIGFIAWVIWELTDGQPAVDLTLFAQRNFGLGVLALCLGYALLFANNLLLPLWLQEQMGYTATWAGLVAAPSGAVAVLLTPFVGRLKIDARWLASTAFAAFALSFFLRSRYTPDASFWTLAFPLALQGVAMSMFFVPLITISFDGIAGPKVPSASGISNFARITAGSFAASLITTYWDRREALHQSRLVEGSTSFSPIYRETVGRLESIGMSPLQAAGAVMRQAVNQAYLLSSLELFWFCGWAAVFMLPVVWICRRPTPSGHVVAAD, from the coding sequence GTGAGCGCCCCCGGCGGTGCGGCGACGCCGGCGCCGCTGGCCGGCCTGGCGCTGGCGGTGACGAGCCTGGCGCTTGCGCTCGGCACCTTCATGCAGGTGCTGGACGGCTCGATCGCCAACGTCTCCTTGCCGACCATCGCCGGCAATCTCGGCGTGTCGACCGACAATGGCACCTGGGTGATCACCAGCTTCGCCTGCGCCAACGGCGTCACCGTGCCGCTCACCGGCTGGCTGATGGCGCGGTTCGGCGTGGTGCGGACCTTCACCGTCTCGGTGATCGCCTTCACCATCACCTCCTTCCTGTGCGGCATCGCCTGGAGCCTGCCGTCGCTGATCCTGTTCCGGCTGCTGCAGGGCGCGGTGTCGGGGCCGATGATCCCCGGCAGCCAGGCGCTGCTGCTCGGCATCTTTCCGCCGCACAAGCGCGGCACGGCGCTGTCGATCTGGTCGATGACGACACTCGTCGCGCCGGTGATGGGGCCGGTGCTGGGCGGCTATATCTCCGACAATTACCACTGGGGCTGGATCTTCCTCATCAACGTGCCGGTCGGCCTCGCCGCCGGCTTCGTCACCTGGCGCTCGCTCAAGAATCGCGAGACGCCGACGATGCGGCTGCCGATCGACACGGTCGGCCTGATCCTGCTCGCCTTCTGGGTCTTCTGCCTCCAGACCATGCTCGACCTCGGCAAGGACCGCGACTGGTTCCATAGCGGGCTGATCGTGGTGCTCACGCTGTGCGCGGTGATCGGCTTCATCGCCTGGGTGATCTGGGAATTGACCGACGGCCAGCCGGCGGTGGATCTCACCTTGTTCGCGCAGCGCAATTTCGGGCTCGGCGTGCTCGCGCTCTGCCTCGGCTATGCGCTGCTCTTCGCCAATAATCTGCTGCTGCCTTTGTGGCTGCAGGAGCAGATGGGCTATACCGCGACCTGGGCGGGGCTGGTGGCGGCGCCCAGCGGCGCGGTGGCGGTGTTGCTCACCCCCTTTGTCGGCCGGCTGAAGATTGATGCGCGCTGGCTGGCGAGCACGGCCTTCGCGGCCTTCGCGCTCTCCTTCTTCCTGCGCTCGCGCTACACGCCCGATGCCAGCTTCTGGACGCTCGCCTTCCCGCTGGCGCTGCAGGGCGTGGCGATGAGCATGTTCTTCGTGCCGCTCATCACCATTTCCTTCGACGGCATTGCCGGGCCCAAAGTGCCCTCGGCCAGCGGCATCTCCAACTTCGCGCGGATCACCGCGGGCAGCTTCGCGGCCTCGCTGATCACCACCTATTGGGATCGCCGCGAGGCGCTCCACCAGAGCCGTCTGGTGGAGGGCAGCACCAGCTTCTCGCCCATCTATCGCGAGACGGTGGGCCGGCTGGAATCGATCGGCATGAGCCCGCTCCAGGCGGCCGGGGCGGTGATGCGCCAGGCGGTCAACCAGGCCTATCTGCTCTCCTCGCTGGAGCTGTTCTGGTTCTGCGGCTGGGCGGCGGTGTTCATGCTGCCGGTGGTGTGGATCTGCCGAAGGCCGACCCCGAGCGGCCATGTCGTCGCGGCCGACTGA